Part of the Candidatus Poribacteria bacterium genome is shown below.
CCGATGCGGTCATCACGCGAGTGCGTGCCCTGCGTAGCCCTGTTGAACTCGATGCCCTCTTTGAGAAGGGACTGACAGCGAAAAGCCTTGAGGATCTTCAGTAGCCCTAATGCCGTAATATCCGTTCATTGCGTATCCTCTCCAACACGGTGGTCCTTGAAAAACAAAAAGGCTCTGGATTCATGAAACCCAGAGCCTTTCTGTTTCAGGTTAATAACACTTAGCGTTTCTTGACCTGTGCCCATGTAGTAGCGAGCTTGCCTTGTGCTTCCACAGCAACGACACTTGCACCACCGGCAAGGTCCCGGACTTCGTCTTCACTGAGGGCGCGTTCCCAGAAATAGACCTCATCAATCATGCCATCAATCCAGAAGTCGTTGCCGGCATTACCGCCGACCTGCCGTCCAACACCGAGTTCGACTGGACGCTCCGGGAAGGTTAGTAACGGTGTTGTAATCGCTTTGGGATTGTCCTGGCCACTGGCGGGAATGACAGTATCGCCAGTGACGGAAGAGGTCACATAGGCTTTCGCTTCTGAGCCATCAACAACATAAGCGACATGGACCCATTCATCTTCGGCGTAAACATTATCGGTGGCAAACCAACCTTCAGCCCCTTCCCAGCAGCTGCCCCACGTCATGTTGGTGGCGTTCGTGGTACACATCCGCACGAAGAAATGGGCACCCCAGCCGACCTTGTCGCCTTTGAAGAACATTGCGGAGTGGTTTCTGCCGCCACCGGGTCTGACGTAGACCCATAAAGAGACAGAAAAGACCCCATCTTCTTTTTCCAGACTTGACGATGACGGGATTTCGACATACTGTCCGGTATTCTCGCCGGTTGCGGGATTCTCGGGGTTGTCAAGGTTAAGTGCCATGCCAAATTCCGCGTCTGTCGTGCTGGCACCGTTCATAAATTCACCATCGTTATCTCCGACGGCATCGTTCGCCGTGCCATCGTCAAAG
Proteins encoded:
- a CDS encoding LamG domain-containing protein, with the translated sequence MKQMCLFFILALMVFSANSYAGLEDGLVSVWNFDDGTANDAVGDNDGEFMNGASTTDAEFGMALNLDNPENPATGENTGQYVEIPSSSSLEKEDGVFSVSLWVYVRPGGGRNHSAMFFKGDKVGWGAHFFVRMCTTNATNMTWGSCWEGAEGWFATDNVYAEDEWVHVAYVVDGSEAKAYVTSSVTGDTVIPASGQDNPKAITTPLLTFPERPVELGVGRQVGGNAGNDFWIDGMIDEVYFWERALSEDEVRDLAGGASVVAVEAQGKLATTWAQVKKR